A window of Ictidomys tridecemlineatus isolate mIctTri1 chromosome 15, mIctTri1.hap1, whole genome shotgun sequence contains these coding sequences:
- the Irgq gene encoding immunity-related GTPase family Q protein isoform X1 produces the protein MAGGPSLTWTHCDDVVNRVYRTYRSFLRPVRWALAARKRLAPFIVLGPETAEAGERARFSCSAAKNTLSPPSSSKISRLVEGVASAMLPPRGDVTALFLGPPGSGKSSLIAALCDKNVETVEIPEGRPDSGIPSLRAAGPGLFLGELSCPPAVPGPWAAEANVLVLVLPGHEGNGELLDPALAEAARAALARGTPLLAVRNLRHGDSQNDARAQTAALLNSAGLGAATLFVLPAECCSSDCWEELERLRVALRSQAEALQRLLPPAQDGFEVLGAAELEAVREAFETGGLEAALSWVRSGLERLGSARLDLAVTGTTDIGLVLNMLLGLDPNDPGAVPASVPTVPTPFPAPERPNVVLWTVPLGPMGTSPAAAPHPTHYDGLILVTLGAPTEKDWAQVRSLVVPDGPLVCVRTDGEGEDPESLEEEKLKPRDADLQKKGEGGLENAPSDPKEKPGTGSQKAGGEDSEKAGSEGAGFKKPGSGDSGGTGALSPEDETWEVLEEAPPPVFPLRPGGLPALCEWLQRGLPPAQAGALLLALPPTSPGAARRKAAALRAGAWRPALLASLAAAAAPVPGLGWACDVALLRGQLAEWRRALGLEPGALARRERALGLAPGELAARTHFPGPVTRAEVEARLGAWAGEGTAGGAALGALSFLWPAGGAAATGGLGYRAAHGVLLQALEEMQADAEAVLAPPEPTQ, from the exons ATGGCCGGGGGTCCTTCCTTGACCTGGACGCACTGTGATGACGTTGTGAACCGTGTGTACCGTACATATCGAAGTTTCCTGCGCCCAGTTAGGTGGGCGCTCGCGGCGCGCAAGCGCCTCGCCCCCTTCATTGTTCTAGGCCCAGAGACCGCAGAAGCTGGGGAGCGCGCACGATTCAGCTGTTCTGCAGCCAAGAACACGCTGTCTCCACCGTCAAGTTCCAAGATATCCCGCCTGGTAGAGGGAGTGGCGTCAG CAATGCTTCCGCCGCGGGGTGACGTGACTGCCTTATTCCTCGGGCCTCCGGGCTCGGGAAAGTCCTCGCTAATTGCAGCGCTTTGCGACAAGAATGTGGAGACGGTAGAGATCCCCGAAGGACGGCCGGACTCTGGGATCCCTAGTTTGAGAGCTGCGGGCCCAGGTCTTTTCCTGGGTGAACTGAGCTGCCCACCCGCGGTGCCGGGGCCCTGGGCGGCGGAGGCCAATGTGCTGGTATTGGTGCTACCCGGGCACGAGGGGAACGGGGAGCTCTTGGACCCAGCATTGGCAGAGGCAGCGCGGGCCGCCCTAGCCCGAGGGACCCCGCTGCTTGCTGTGCGGAACCTCCGCCATGGGGATTCGCAGAATGATGCCCGGGCTCAGACAGCAGCCTTGCTGAACAGCGCCGGGTTAGGAGCGGCCACTCTCTTTGTGCTGCCGGCAGAGTGCTGCAGCAGCGATTGCTGGGAGGAGCTAGAACGCCTGCGGGTGGCACTGCGGAGCCAGGCGGAGGCGCTGCAGAG GCTCCTGCCACCAGCCCAGGATGGTTTTGAGGTGCTGGGCGCAGCTGAGCTGGAGGCTGTGCGGGAGGCCTTTGAGACTGGTGGCCTTGAGGCAGCTTTGTCTTGGGTGCGCTCAGGCCTGGAGCGCCTGGGCAGCGCAAGACTGGACCTGGCAGTGACTGGCACAACTGACATAGGCCTTGTGCTGAACATGCTACTTGGGTTGGATCCCAACGACCCTGGTGCAGTGCCTGCTTCTGTACCCACAGTGCCCACCCCCTTCCCAGCACCAGAGCGCCCAAATGTAGTGCTCTGGACTGTGCCTCTGGGTCCCATGGGCACTTCCCCTGCTGCtgcccctcaccccacccacTATGATGGCCTCATCCTCGTCACTCTCGGGGCCCCTACTGAGAAGGACTGGGCCCAGGTCCGCTCCTTGGTGGTACCAGATGGGCCCCTCGTCTGCGTGCGAACAGATGGTGAGGGCGAGGATCCAGAGTCTCtggaagaggaaaaattaaaGCCCAGGGATGCAGACTTACAGAAGAAAGGCGAAGGGGGATTGGAGAATGCACCCAGCGACCCAAAGGAAAAACCTGGCACTGGATCTCAGAAAGCAGGTGGGGAAGATTCAGAGAAGGCTGGCAGCGAAGGTGCCGGCTTCAAGAAACCAGGCAGTGGGGACTCAGGGGGCACTGGTGCTTTGAGTCCGGAGGACGAGACgtgggaagtgctggaggaggctCCCCCACCAGTGTTTCCCCTGCGGCCTGGTGGACTCCCCGCGCTGTGCGAATGGCTGCAGCGTGGGCTTCCGCCAGCCCAGGCTGGGGCACTGCTGCTGGCGCTGCCCCCCACCTCTCCAGGCGCTGCCCGCAGAAAGGCTGCAGCGCTGCGTGCTGGGGCGTGGAGGCCGGCTCTGTTGGCTAGTTTGGCGGCGGCAGCAGCCCCTGTACCAGGGCTAGGCTGGGCGTGCGACGTGGCACTTCTCCGAGGACAGCTGGCTGAGTGGCGGCGGGCTCTGGGGCTTGAACCTGGGGCCCTGGCACGACGTGAGCgtgccctgggcctggctcctggggagCTGGCCGCCCGTACTCACTTCCCAGGCCCAGTGACACGTGCAGAGGTGGAAGCAAGACTGGGTGCCTGGGCCGGTGAGGGCACTGCTGGTGGCGCAGCGCTGGGTGCACTGTCCTTCCTGTGGCCTGCGGGTGGCGCAGCTGCGACTGGTGGTCTGGGCTACCGCGCAGCCCATGGTGTCCTGCTGCAGGCACTAGAAGAGATGCAGGCAGATGCGGAGGCCGTGCTGGCGCCCCCTGAGCCCACCCAGTGA
- the Znf428 gene encoding zinc finger protein 428 — protein MTETREPAETGGYASLEEDDEDLSPGPEHSSDSEYTLSEPDSEEEEDEEEEEEETTDDPEYDPGYKVKQRLGGGRGGPSRRAPRAAQPPGPPAQPCQLCGRSPLGEVPPGTPPCRLCCPATAPQEAPAPEGRALREEEEEPPRAGEGRPAGRGEEDDEEEEGTYHCTECEDSFDNLGELHGHFMLHARGEV, from the exons ATGACAGAGACTCGGGAGCCAGCTGAGACTGGGGGCTACGCCAGCTtagaagaagatgatgaagacCTCTCCCCAG GCCCTGAGCATTCCTCTGACTCCGAATATACTCTCTCAGAGCCGGAttctgaagaagaagaagatgaggaggaggaggaggaggagaccactGATGATCCCGAATATGACCCGGGCTACAAGGTGAAGCAGCGCCTTGGGGGAGGCCGGGGAGGCCCGTCTCGCCGGGCCCCCCGTGCAGCCCAACCCCCAGGTCCCCCAGCCCAGCCTTGCCAGCTCTGTGGCCGCTCACCGCTTGGGGAGGTCCCACCGGGCACCCCACCTTGCCGGCTCTGCTGCCCTGCTACAGCTCCCCAGGAAGCACCAGCCCCTGAAGGGAGGGCCctcagggaggaagaggaggagccacCCCGAGCTGGGGAGGGACGGCCAGCTGGGCGGGGGGAGGAGGacgatgaggaggaggagggcactTACCACTGTACAGAGTGCGAGGACTCCTTTGACAACCTCGGCGAGCTCCACGGCCACTTCATGCTGCATGCCCGGGGTGAGGTGTAG
- the Irgq gene encoding immunity-related GTPase family Q protein isoform X2, with amino-acid sequence MLPPRGDVTALFLGPPGSGKSSLIAALCDKNVETVEIPEGRPDSGIPSLRAAGPGLFLGELSCPPAVPGPWAAEANVLVLVLPGHEGNGELLDPALAEAARAALARGTPLLAVRNLRHGDSQNDARAQTAALLNSAGLGAATLFVLPAECCSSDCWEELERLRVALRSQAEALQRLLPPAQDGFEVLGAAELEAVREAFETGGLEAALSWVRSGLERLGSARLDLAVTGTTDIGLVLNMLLGLDPNDPGAVPASVPTVPTPFPAPERPNVVLWTVPLGPMGTSPAAAPHPTHYDGLILVTLGAPTEKDWAQVRSLVVPDGPLVCVRTDGEGEDPESLEEEKLKPRDADLQKKGEGGLENAPSDPKEKPGTGSQKAGGEDSEKAGSEGAGFKKPGSGDSGGTGALSPEDETWEVLEEAPPPVFPLRPGGLPALCEWLQRGLPPAQAGALLLALPPTSPGAARRKAAALRAGAWRPALLASLAAAAAPVPGLGWACDVALLRGQLAEWRRALGLEPGALARRERALGLAPGELAARTHFPGPVTRAEVEARLGAWAGEGTAGGAALGALSFLWPAGGAAATGGLGYRAAHGVLLQALEEMQADAEAVLAPPEPTQ; translated from the exons ATGCTTCCGCCGCGGGGTGACGTGACTGCCTTATTCCTCGGGCCTCCGGGCTCGGGAAAGTCCTCGCTAATTGCAGCGCTTTGCGACAAGAATGTGGAGACGGTAGAGATCCCCGAAGGACGGCCGGACTCTGGGATCCCTAGTTTGAGAGCTGCGGGCCCAGGTCTTTTCCTGGGTGAACTGAGCTGCCCACCCGCGGTGCCGGGGCCCTGGGCGGCGGAGGCCAATGTGCTGGTATTGGTGCTACCCGGGCACGAGGGGAACGGGGAGCTCTTGGACCCAGCATTGGCAGAGGCAGCGCGGGCCGCCCTAGCCCGAGGGACCCCGCTGCTTGCTGTGCGGAACCTCCGCCATGGGGATTCGCAGAATGATGCCCGGGCTCAGACAGCAGCCTTGCTGAACAGCGCCGGGTTAGGAGCGGCCACTCTCTTTGTGCTGCCGGCAGAGTGCTGCAGCAGCGATTGCTGGGAGGAGCTAGAACGCCTGCGGGTGGCACTGCGGAGCCAGGCGGAGGCGCTGCAGAG GCTCCTGCCACCAGCCCAGGATGGTTTTGAGGTGCTGGGCGCAGCTGAGCTGGAGGCTGTGCGGGAGGCCTTTGAGACTGGTGGCCTTGAGGCAGCTTTGTCTTGGGTGCGCTCAGGCCTGGAGCGCCTGGGCAGCGCAAGACTGGACCTGGCAGTGACTGGCACAACTGACATAGGCCTTGTGCTGAACATGCTACTTGGGTTGGATCCCAACGACCCTGGTGCAGTGCCTGCTTCTGTACCCACAGTGCCCACCCCCTTCCCAGCACCAGAGCGCCCAAATGTAGTGCTCTGGACTGTGCCTCTGGGTCCCATGGGCACTTCCCCTGCTGCtgcccctcaccccacccacTATGATGGCCTCATCCTCGTCACTCTCGGGGCCCCTACTGAGAAGGACTGGGCCCAGGTCCGCTCCTTGGTGGTACCAGATGGGCCCCTCGTCTGCGTGCGAACAGATGGTGAGGGCGAGGATCCAGAGTCTCtggaagaggaaaaattaaaGCCCAGGGATGCAGACTTACAGAAGAAAGGCGAAGGGGGATTGGAGAATGCACCCAGCGACCCAAAGGAAAAACCTGGCACTGGATCTCAGAAAGCAGGTGGGGAAGATTCAGAGAAGGCTGGCAGCGAAGGTGCCGGCTTCAAGAAACCAGGCAGTGGGGACTCAGGGGGCACTGGTGCTTTGAGTCCGGAGGACGAGACgtgggaagtgctggaggaggctCCCCCACCAGTGTTTCCCCTGCGGCCTGGTGGACTCCCCGCGCTGTGCGAATGGCTGCAGCGTGGGCTTCCGCCAGCCCAGGCTGGGGCACTGCTGCTGGCGCTGCCCCCCACCTCTCCAGGCGCTGCCCGCAGAAAGGCTGCAGCGCTGCGTGCTGGGGCGTGGAGGCCGGCTCTGTTGGCTAGTTTGGCGGCGGCAGCAGCCCCTGTACCAGGGCTAGGCTGGGCGTGCGACGTGGCACTTCTCCGAGGACAGCTGGCTGAGTGGCGGCGGGCTCTGGGGCTTGAACCTGGGGCCCTGGCACGACGTGAGCgtgccctgggcctggctcctggggagCTGGCCGCCCGTACTCACTTCCCAGGCCCAGTGACACGTGCAGAGGTGGAAGCAAGACTGGGTGCCTGGGCCGGTGAGGGCACTGCTGGTGGCGCAGCGCTGGGTGCACTGTCCTTCCTGTGGCCTGCGGGTGGCGCAGCTGCGACTGGTGGTCTGGGCTACCGCGCAGCCCATGGTGTCCTGCTGCAGGCACTAGAAGAGATGCAGGCAGATGCGGAGGCCGTGCTGGCGCCCCCTGAGCCCACCCAGTGA
- the LOC110599473 gene encoding uncharacterized protein LOC110599473, which translates to MATRSCTSTMASRTTSPFAPIMPSPKRSSKPSTSVASTGSSMPATAPISPASLKVTKSAMPNTSSVAPKPSTSPNSVMSPSSSKSTKSTSTKSATSNQSRSKSQVRNKVRTPSRASTDTRTSKGSKTSSTKHHHQKGTHSRGRTPGRRSSRSSKRSPSRASTPSRMRTHGTKSGLAKRARTPTSHPKWSRDNSYSRLRTNTQEKSNSQLKNMSRKKSYGPQEALGVGNSSRLPVTPSRSKSYSPTRTPFQGKGNSQSPTPTRRVKSSSQMAAPRKEPSYSQTEVAKRTKKYTQSSTPRRTRNYSQSSTPRRTRNHSQSSIPRRTRSHSLSSTHSRTWSHSLSSTPSRTHSHSRSSTPSRTRSHSGSKTPRKTRSHSRRRTHSRMRSHSWKRNHSRARSHNWKGTPRQRRRYSQSRTQRRKKSQNLRKERGHNWSRTSSEERCHSHSRSGSKERDLSPSRTSSKESDHSQSRTTRRKKDLGQPTTSKSLSVKISPGRKRTSSQDRTHSKTRNRSQSKFPSGAQTLGQDNSQDNAPTTKAISPGERSSSSSSKLA; encoded by the coding sequence ATGGCTACCAGGTCTTGCACGTCCACCATGGCTTCTAGGACCACAAGCCCTTTTGCACCCATCATGCCTTCACCTAAGAGATCCTCAAAGCCCAGCACGTCTGTGGCTTCTACTGGATCCTCCATGCCTGCTACGGCTCCCATATCTCCTGCCTCCTTGAAGGTCACCAAATCAGCAATGCCCAACACCTCCTCAGTAGCCCCCAAGCCATCAACATCCCCCAACTCAGTCATGAGCCCAAGTAGTTCCAAGTCCACCAAATCAACAAGTACAAAGTCGGCCACTTCTAACCAGTCCCGTAGCAAGTCCCAAGTCCGCAATAAGGTAAGAACGCCCAGTAGGGCAAGCACCGACACAAGGACCAGCAAAGGCAGCAAGACCAGCAGCACAAAACACCATCATCAGAAAGGCACGCACAGCCGGGGCCGCACACCTGGCAGAAGGAGCAGTCGCAGCTCTAAGAGATCACCCAGCAGGGCCAGCACTCCTAGCAGGATGAGAACTCATGGTACCAAATCAGGCTTAGCTAAAAGGGCGAGAACTCCTACTTCCCATCCAAAATGGAGTCGGGACAACAGTTATAGCCGGCTTAGAACCAACACCCAGGAAAAGAGCAACAGCCAGCTTAAAAATATGAGCAGGAAAAAGAGTTACGGCCCACAAGAAGCCTTAGGTGTGGGGAACAGTTCCAGGTTGCCTGTAACCCCCAGCCGCTCAAAGAGTTACAGCCCAACTAGAACACCCTTTCAGGGGAAGGGCAACAGCCAGTCTCCAACACCAACAAGGAGAGTGAAGAGTTCTAGTCAGATGGCAGCCCCCAGGAAGGAACCAAGTTATAGCCAAACTGAAGTGGCCAAGAGGACCAAGAAGTATACCCAGTCTAGCACCCCCAGAAGGACCCGAAATTACAGCCAGTCCAGCACTCCCAGAAGGACCCGAAATCACAGCCAGTCCAGCATCCCCAGAAGGACAAGAAGTCACAGCCTCTCTAGCACCCACAGCAGGACCTGGAGTCACAGCCTGTCCAGCACCCCCAGTAGGACCCACAGTCACAGCCGGTCCAGCACCCCCAGCAGGACCCGAAGTCATAGCGGATCTAAAACCCCTAGAAAAACGAGAAGTCACAGTCGGAGGAGGACCCACAGCAGGATGAGAAGTCACAGTTGGAAGAGAAATCATAGTAGGGCAAGAAGTCACAACTGGAAGGGAACTCCCAGACAAAGAAGAAGATACAGTCAGTCTAGAAcccagaggaggaagaaaagtcaGAACCTCAGAAAGGAAAGAGGTCACAATTGGTCAAGAACCTCCAGTGAGGAAAGATGTCACAGCCATTCTAGAAGTGGCAGCAAGGAGAGAGATCTTAGCCCATCTAGAACTTCCAGCAAGGAGTCAGATCACAGCCAATCTAGAACCACCAGGAGGAAGAAAGATCTTGGCCAACCTACAACTTCTAAGAGTCTCAGTGTGAAGATATCTCCTGGCAGGAAAAGAACTTCCAGTCAGGACAGAACACATAGCAAGACAAGGAACCGCTCCCAATCAAAATTTCCCAGTGGAGCCCAAACCCTAGGCCAGGACAATAGTCAAGACAATGCTCCTACCACTAAAGCCATCTCACCTGGGGAGAGgtcttcatcatcttcttctaAGCTGGCGTAG
- the Cadm4 gene encoding cell adhesion molecule 4: protein MGRARRFQWPLLLLWVAAAGPGSGQEVQTENVTVAEGGVAEITCRLHQYDGSIVVIQNPARQTLFFNGTRALKDERFQLEEFSPRRVRIRLSDARLEDEGGYFCQLYTEDTHHQIATLTVLVAPENPVVEVREQAVEGGEVELSCLVPRSRPAAVLRWYRDRKELKGVSSGQENGKVWSVASTVRFRVDRKDDGGIVICEAQNQALPSGHSKQTQYVLDVQYSPTARIHASQAVVREGDTLVLTCAVTGNPRPNQIRWNRGNESLPERAEALGETLTLPGLASADNGTYTCEASNKHGHARALYVLVVYDPGAVVEAQTSVPYAIVGGILALLVFLIICVLVGMVWCSVRQKGSYLTHEASGLDEQGEAREAFLNGSDGHKRKEEFFI from the exons ATGGGCCGGGCCCGGCGCTTCCAGTGgccgctgctgctgctatgggtgGCCGCGGCGGGGCCAG GTTCCGGACAAGAAGTACAGACAGAGAATGTGACGGTGGCTGAGGGCGGGGTGGCAGAGATCACCTGCCGTCTGCACCAGTATGATGGGTCTATAGTTGTCATCCAGAACCCAGCACGGCAGACGCTCTTCTTCAATGGCACCCGTG cCCTGAAGGACGAGCGTTTCCAGCTTGAGGAGTTCTCCCCGCGCAGGGTGAGGATCCGGCTCTCAGATGCCCGCCTGGAAGACGAAGGGGGTTACTTCTGCCAGCTCTACACGGAGGATACCCACCACCAGATCGCCACACTCACCGTGCTAG TGGCCCCGGAGAATCCAGTGGTGGAGGTCCGGGAGCAGGCGGTGGAGGGCGGAGAGGTGGAGCTCAGCTGCTTAGTTCCACGGTCGCGACCTGCCGCAGTCCTGCGCTGGTACCGGGACCGCAAAGAACTGAAAG GAGTGAGCAGCGGCCAGGAAAATGGCAAGGTCTGGAGCGTGGCTAGCACAGTGCGGTTCCGTGTGGACCGCAAAGACGATGGTGGTATCGTCATCTGTGAGGCACAGAATCAGGCGCTGCCCTCTGGACACAGCAAGCAGACGCAGTATGTGCTGGACGTGCAGT ATTCTCCCACGGCCCGTATCCATGCCTCCCAGGCCGTGGTGAGGGAGGGAGACACGTTGGTGCTCACGTGTGCTGTCACGGGGAACCCCAG GCCAAACCAGATCCGCTGGAACCGTGGGAATGAGTCTCTCCCAGAGAGGGCCGAGGCTCTGGGGGAGACTCTCACGCTGCCTGGCCTAGCTTCAGCGGATAATGGCACCTACACTTGCGAGGCGTCCAACAAACATGGCCACGCGAGGGCGCTCTACGTGCTGGTAGTCTATG ACCCTGGTGCCGTGGTAGAGGCTCAGACGTCGGTTCCCTACGCCATTGTGGGCGGCATCCTGGCACTGCTGGTGTTTCTGATCATATGTGTGCTAGTGGGCATGGTCTGGTGCTCCGTACGACAGAAGG GCTCCTATCTGACCCACGAGGCCAGTGGCTTGGACGAGCAGGGAGAAGCAAGAGAAGCCTTCCTCAATGGCAGTGACGGACACAAGAGGAAAGAAGAATTCTTCATCTga
- the Znf576 gene encoding zinc finger protein 576, with protein sequence MAPGKRRVKGGVSVTMEDSHPEDTMEQQDSPKERRPSSPGGNICHLGAPQCTRCLITFADSKFQERHMKREHPADFVAQKLQGALFICFTCARSFPSSKALIIHQRSHGPAARPSSPGAPTPAQPTFPCPDCGKNFGQAASLRRHRLVHEAHTHPGPFACTECGQDFAQEAGLHQHYIRHARGEL encoded by the exons ATGGCTCCCGGGAAGAGGCGGGTTAAAGG AGGAGTCTCAGTCACCATGGAGGACTCACACCCCGAAGACACCATGGAGCAACAGGATTCACCCAAGGAGAGGaggcccagcagcccaggaggcaaCATCT GCCACCTAGGGGCCCCGCAGTGCACCCGCTGCCTCATCACCTTCGCCGATTCCAAGTTCCAGGAGCGTCACATGAAGCGGGAGCACCCAGCGGACTTCGTGGCCCAGAAACTGCAGGGGGCTCTCTTCATCTGCTTCACCTGCGCCcgctccttcccctcctccaagGCCCTGATCATCCACCAGCGCAGCCATGGTCCAGCAGCCAGGCCCTCCTCGCCAGGTGcacccacccctgcccagcccaCCTTCCCTTGTCCTGACTGTGGCAAGAACTTTGGGCAGGCTGCTTCTCTGAGGCGGCACCGCCTGGTGCATGAGGCCCACACCCACCCTGGTCCCTTTGCTTGTACGGAGTGTGGTCAGGACTTTGCCCAGGAAGCAGGGCTCCATCAACACTATATTCGACATGCTCGGGGGGAGCTCTGA